The following DNA comes from Musa acuminata AAA Group cultivar baxijiao chromosome BXJ1-4, Cavendish_Baxijiao_AAA, whole genome shotgun sequence.
TCCCGGTGCTTATATGCCATTGGAAGTCTTTCTGAATTTGTTGTGAAACCGTGGATGTCCCTTTTCGTGTGAACACCTTGGAGCAATTTGTGATTTTTCGTTATTTTCGATGTTATCTGCATTTATGACACAACAATCAACGTGCTTGCCGGAGACTTTGAGTACTGGAACCTTTACGTTTGTGCAACTTCCATTTCAAGTGGGGTTAAGTCGATACTACTTGATACTTCACGACAATGTTGCTAGTGTTTTGGCTTCTTGGTTCTCTTTTGAAATTTTTTGCATGCACTAGATCTCTCCACTTGCTGCTTCAGAATGGTGGCtagttctttctttttcttattgaaaTCCTTTTCGTGCATgaatttaattaagttttatttgaaactagtctCATAACCTCAGATCTAAATTGGCTTTTACTTATTATTCGTCTAACAAGCTCCCGGCTGCCACACACAGATTATGAAAGTATGCTTATCTTGTCGTTTGTTCTTTGACAATTAGAGATTCCACCCAATTGACTCTTTGCACTTGCAGTGTTCGATTGTTGCTTTTCTTCGGATATTATGGAAGAAGATGATTACAGGAAGTACATGGATGACATTGTTACTCAACTTCATGAGCATTTCCCTGATGCTTCATTTTTGGTAATCAACTTCAAGGGTGAAGTCGAGAGCAAAATTTCAGATATCTTGGCCCAATATGGCATCACTGTCAGGGGGTACCCTCGCCATTATGAAGGGTGTCCAGTGCTTCCTTTGGAGATAATTCACCACTTCTTGAGGTTATGTGAGAACTGGCTAACTTTGGAAAGGCAGCAAAATGTCTTGCTAATGCATTGTGAGAGAGGAGGATGGCCTATTCTTGCATTTATGCTTGCAAGTCTTCTGCTTTACAGGAAACATTACAGCGGGGAACAAAGGACTCTGGAAATGGTGTATAAGCAGGCTCCGAAGGAGCTCCTTCAGATTTTGTGTCCGTTGAACCCACAATCTTCGCATCTTAGATATCTCCAATACATAACTAGAATAGGCAGTGAGACATGGCCTCCGCAGGATACTCCTTTCACATTGGATTGCCTAATTCTGAGAGTTATTCCGAATATTGATGGAGAAGGGGGTTGCAGGCCTATAGTACGTGTCTATGGTCAAGACCCTCTGTTCCCAGCTGACAGGAGTTCTAAGGTTCTTTTCTCGACAGCAAAGACAAAGAAACATGTTCAGCATTTCAGACAGGTAAACCTTAATTCCTGGACTAAATGATGCCACTAttctgaaaaaaataaaaaaattagtttcTCTGTTTCTCATGTAACTGCAGGCCGAGGATGCACCGATAAAATTAAATGTCCGCTGCTGTGTTCAAGGTGATCTGGTCCTTGAATGCATCAATGTGGATGAGTATCTGGAAGATGAGGAGCTAATGTTCAGGGTAATGTTCAACACGGCCTTTATACAGTCTCATATTTTGCTGTTGAATCCTGAGGATATTGACATTCCTTGGGAAGCTGAAGACCGCTTCTCGAAGGACTTCAAAGCAGAGGTAGGGCTGTCTTCTTTTACTAACACAGAGGGATGTTCTATTTTACCCATACTGTGGGGTTGAAAGCACTTCGTTCCTGAACCAGGTACTCTTTTCAGAGTTTGATGCTGAGTCTGATACTTCCACGGGAACAGGAGCAACGGATGAGGTTGAGATGGAAGTTGGCTCAACAGAGGAGTTCTTCGAGGCAGAAGAGATCTTCAGCAGCCCTGACTGGCATGATGGACAGAAGGATCTCGATATTCAGACAGCTGTATTTTCAAACACACTAGAAACTTTCAGTCCAAGATCTGAAATGTCAAATCCTGAAGCTGATGGACGGAGCCAGTTAGAATCTTTTTATTCTGAACATGTGACTCTTGTGGATGAAGAAACTCTGGTTCTAGATTTACTTACAGGGGTAAGCATGGACTTAGACCATGCTGATCATGAAAATAACCCTGGTGTAAAGGCATTGAACACTCTGGATGATATGTTTAATGAAGCAAAGAGCACGACTTTGGCAGGTGAAGAGAGTACATCAGACAACTCCAAACAGGATACTACTGACAACATTAGTCTAGCAGTTGAAGAGATAACCTCATCAGCGAGTAGCAGTTTTGAACAGGATAGAGTATGGCAAAGGGCAATATTGACTTCAGATCATGTGGCTCATGAATTAGGGGTCTCATTTTTGGCAGATGACCAAATGAGCAGCCGAAGTGTTAGAGATTCAATAGAGGATACAGGGAATAATTCAGATGAAGTTAGGTGCAAAGTAGAAATGTGTGATGTCACAAATAATACAAGAAACTTTGCCACTGAAAATAGGACAGATTCTGGGTTAGCATATCAGAGGTTGGATTCTGATATTGAAGGCCAGAATTCTGAGAAGCTCAAGCATCATATGTCAAATGAAGCACTTACAGTCGACATTGGACAATCTCCTTTCTCAGTTTTATACAAAGAGAAGGATGAAAAGCCGGAGCCATTAGGCAATTCCATAGAATTATTAAACAAAAGGACAATATCTCAGTCATTCCATCCAAGCCGAGGCATCGATGCAATTTTGGTGGATGCATCATCTCAACCTGAAATTCAATTTGCAGGAAAAACTGTAAGTACATCCAGAGTTACTGCTACAAGTATGACAATAACTGGTTCGTCTCCATCAGAACCATTGTCACCACCTTCAATTGAGGCACTTCTTGAGGCATCATCTACTCCATGTACAggtcctctttttgtttcaataCAACCATCCAACTCACCCACTCTTTCGGTTGCTTCACCTCTTTCATccacacctccacctccacctctgcCTCCACCTCCATCTTCACCACATATATATTCACGAATTAGGAGAAAAGTCCCTCCCCATCCATCATTGCTTGCCTCCTATGGAGCCTTGTCATTTGCTCTATCTCGACCTTTACAAATACATGATGTATTCCAAAATCCTGACCAACATCTTGGTCCTCAAATGATATGTGATTCTGTTGCCATAAGTGCTACTTCATCTTCACATTTACCTCACCAACCTCCATCCATGCAACTAGACTCTTTGTTGTTGCCTCCTTTGTTACCTTCTCAAGGCCAATCACTCCCTTCACCTCATCATCTGTCTCATTCATCGCCACCTACAGCTATAATACCATCCTCCAACTATCCCCTAGAACTTTCCCCTCCCCTTGCTTCAAGGACTCTTTTTCCACCATCCCCTCATTCTAGTAACACCATATATGACCCTTCATATCTCTCGTCAACAGAGCCTGAAAGTGGATTAAACAAAATCTCTGATCCTTCTCCCCCTACCTCACTTCCTTCCTCATCTCCTCCTGGACAAAATGTTGACATATTCATTTCTCCTCTGTCAAATTTATCCACAAAAAAGGATCCATTTGATCCACCACCAGTAGCTGCTTCACCACCACCAAATACAATTTGGCATAACATACCAATGTTTGCTAACATTACACTGTCTGATCCACCTTTTACTCATGGAGGTCCCTCACCAACATGTTCACTCCATGATGCAAGCAAGGAAGTTCTAGCAGCATCACAAGATTTTGCATCATATTCATGTTCTCTACAACTATCACCATCTAAGGCTATATGTAAAGGCGTTCCAcctccatctccacctcctccCCCTCATCCGACAACTCCACCTAGACCTCAACAtccacctcctccaccacctccattAGGCCTCCCTGAACCACATACAAGAGCAACACCTCTAACTTTATCCCCACCTCCACCTCCAACAAATTCCCACAGAGCACATATAAGagttcctcctccacctccacctccacctccattgTTCCCTCCAACTCTAAGAGATCTCCCTAAAGGACATATAAGATCTCCATCATCCTCTTATCTGGAAGTTGACAAAAGCTCATTGATTTTACCAACATCTCTACCTCCTCAAGCAGATGAACATGGAATTGCTCCAAATCCAAAACCATTCACTATAGTACATGAAACAACCACACCTGCAACCTCTTCTCCCATGGAACATATAATGTCTCCTCCACCACCTCAAGGAGCCTCACTTCGATTGCCATTAATTGGAGAAAATGGGAAGGCTCCACCGCCACCatcttttcttgaaaattttgggcAATCTCCACCTCCACCATCTCTTCCTGGAAGTTATGAACGACCTCCACCTCCGCCACCTCCACCACCTCCCCTTCGATGTTGTGGAGGAGCATCTTTGCCACCTTTACTTGGAGATACTAGTGAAGCACCATCTTCACTATCATTCGTTGGAGCATTCGAGAAAGCTCAAAGCCCACCACTTCACCCAAAAGATCATATGCAAGATCCACCTCCAGAACCACCCCCTCCGCCGCCTCCCCCAGGAGGAGGTCTATTTGCTCCTTCACCTCTATTGCTTCACCTTAAAGGAGGTCAGGGAGGCATATCCATTCCTCTACTTTCGGCACCTCATCTTGGAGGACACCATGTAGGTGTACCTATTCCACCTCCACCACCTCCCCTTAGAGATGTGATCTCTCCACCTTTACTATCACACCATAGAGTTGTATATGCTCCTCTATCTACCCGCGGAGGTGTATCAACTGATTCGTCTTCTCCCATGGTTCAGAGAGGTGTATCAGCTCCTCCACCTTCGTCGTCTCCCTCTGGAGTTGTATCTTGTCCTCCACCTCCACCCCCACTTCCAAGTCCACCTCCTAGTGATGTATTCATTTCACCTTCACAGCCTCCTTCTAGAGTTGTATCTATTTCTCCACTATCGTCGCCTCCCTTTGGAGTTGTACATGCTCATCCTCCGCCCCCTCCACCCCCTCCACCGCCTTTGGCCCCACCTCCACCACATTTAATCCCACCTCCTATTGATGTATTTATTTCACCTCCGCAGCCCCCTTCTCAATTTGTATCTATTCCATTGCTGTCGCCTTCCACTGGAGTTGTACATGCTCATCCTCCACCACTTTCACCTCCACCGCCTCCATCTGGAGTTGTAGTTGCTcatcctccaccacctccacctccacctctgtCGCCTCCCTTCAAAGTTCTAGTTGCTCATGTTCCATCACTGCCACCTCTATCGCCTCCCTTTGGAGTTATAGTTGCTCATCCTCCACCACCTTCACCTCCAACTCCACCACCTCCACCtctacctccacctccacctccattgCCATCCTTTGGAGTTGTATCTCCTCTGTCGCCATCCTCTGGAGTTGTATCTCCTCCTTCACTGTGGCCTCCCCTTGGAGGAGCCATGTCTACTCCTCCGCTGCCACCGCCTCCTCCTAAAGGAGTTGTGTTTGCTCCTCCTATGTCGCCTCCCTCTAGAGCAAGTGTATCCACTCCTCCGCTGCCTCCCCTTGGAAGTGTATCCACTCCTCCACCTTCACTGCCTCCTCTCGGAGGAGATGTATCTACACCTCCACCTCTGCCTCCGCCTCCACCTCCATCGCCTTCCCTTGGAGCAAATGTATGTACCCCTCCACCTCCATCTCCACCTCCATCGCCTTCCCCTGGAGCAAATGTATCTACCCCtctacctccacctccacctccgcctCTGCCTCCACCTCCATCGCCTTCCCCTGGAGCAAATGTATCTacccctccacctccacctccacctccgcctCTGCCTCCACCTCCGCCTCCACCTCCATCGCCTTCCCTTGGAGCAAATGTATGTTACCCtccacctccgcctccgcctctgcCTCCACCTCCATCGCCTTCCCTTGGAGCAAATGTATGTtaccctccacctccacctccacctccacctccgcctccgcctccacctCCATCGCCTTCCCTTAGAGCAAATGTATGTtaccctccacctccacctccatctCCACCTCCACCGCCTTCCCTTAGAGCAAATGTATCTACCCCTCCACCtctacctccacctccacctccacctccgccACCATTGTCTCCTTATGAAGGAGGTGTATTTGGTCCACCTACAACACCTCCTCCTAGAGGAGGTGTATTCgcaccaccacctccaccacctCCCATTGGAGGAGGTGTATTTGCACCACCCCCTCCACTGCCTCCCCTTGGAGAAGGTGTAGTCGCATCGCCACCTCCACCGCCTCCCCCTGGAGGAGGTGTAGTCGCACCGCCACCTCCACCGCCTCCCGCTGGAGGAGGTGTAGTCGCACCGCCACCTCCACCGCCTCCCCTTGGAGGGGGCGTATTTGTGcaaccaccacctcctccgcctACCCCCGGAGGAGGTGTATTCATGACACCACCTCCACCGCCTCCCCCTGGAGGAGGTGTATTTGCTCCACCTCCACTTCCTCCTCCCGGAGGAGGTGGGCAAGctccacctccaccacctccCCCTGGAGGTGTATTTGCTCCACCTCCGCCACCTCTCCCCGGAGGCTGTGGGCAAGCtccacctcctccacctcctcctggaGGAGCTGTGTCtactcctccacctccacctagGGCTCCTGGTGCTCCACCCCCACCAAGGGCTCCAGGTGCTCCACCTCCACCTGGGGCTCCAGGTGCTCCTCCGCCTCCTCAAGCTGGCATAAGAGGCTTACCTCCAAATTCCATGGCTGGGGGAAGGGGAAACATGCTTGCACGTCCTGGAGGACCAGGTATGTCAGCAGCCCGAAGGTCACCATTTAAGCCATTGCATTGGGTGAAAGTATCAAGAGCCATGCAAGGAAGCTTATGGGCCGAGTTACAGAAACATGCTGACGCTCACAGGTATCTCTATTTTACAATTGCTGATCTGGTGTATCAAAAGTTTTTTTCATCTTACGTTTCTTGGTACCAACCACCAAATGAGTATAGGAATATTATTCTGGAGTTTCTAACAAACATTTATTGGTTAAAAGCTATTTCTGAGATGCCAAAACTTATGTCTTATTTTGTACTTTGGTATGTTTTTAACTTCTTATTAATATTTAGAATTATAGGTTACCTTTATTCTCAGCTGCAAACTTATTCTTTACATCTGCTTCCTAAAAAGCCAACCTTTTGAATACAGCACTTCAGAATTTGATGTGTCAGAACTTGAAAGTCTCTTCTCTGCAGTAGTTCCAAAGTCAAAGGATAGCTCAAAATCTGATGGCCGACAAAAATCTGCTGGATCTAAATCTGATAAAGTTCACCTGGTAACTCTTTGGAGCATAGTACCTACTGCCAAATAAGTACTACAAGATTTGTCAATTTTAGTAACTTCTTTTCATGTTGTAACTTATGCTGTAGGCTCCTAGCAGTAGCTTGAAGGACTTGTGTGGTCCATGCAGCCATTTCCTATCATGTACATTATAATGTCTAATTGGCAACTCTAAATTGTTATCCTTTTATACTTCAAGCATCACCAGGAGAACTCAAGACATGGTAAATGTGAAAGAAAATGGTACTTGACTACAAAGAACGATAAGGGGAAAAATGAGCATAATCTAGTCaagttaataatattaatatatgctAAGTTGTTTTGTTGCTTTGACTTTCTGCAACGTTAGTATTGTTAAATTGGTTATTGGTATGGGAAATCACAGATCAAATTGGATAATTTTAATACCTAATCAACCAAACTGTCCATAGTTGCTGAATTTTTGTTAGTATACATTCAATAAGGATTTATCTTTTGCTGATACTTTGTCATAAATTATGAAAGTTTAAAATCGTTAGTCTGATATCATTTTGATCTCTTGTCAGCTAGTATGGGAATATGAACTGGTATACAAGGTGGTATAGCAATCTGTATTATCCTGTATtactaaaaagatgataaaatgtgGAGACTGTCTGATACTGAGATATTGATCCTGTACTGGTTCTTGGTCAGACAAGTAAATACTGGTCAACACATATCAGTCCAACTAGTAATTGAAACACTAATTCTGAAAAATAGAATCTGATAAATTATTGCACTTACTTTTTGCACTGAAAAATTGCAACTGAAGTCTGACCTCAATTTGGATTTCTGCAACTCCAACATATGCATTTATTCACATTCTTTGGTTCCATGTAATCATACATGAGTGCTTTTGCATTTGGAATAGAGGTCTTTGCATTTTGATGTGCAACTAGGGAACAAGCATGTTAAATTGTGGATTACAACTTAAGGCTGCAACTGATGAGACCTATTTGGACTTCTGTCATCTCTTTGACCATTGACTGACCATCACTGTTTTTCTTGCCACTTAATTTGGCCATGGTCATCCATCCTGAACACTGCCATATAGTCTACCTACCATGGTTATTGTTGCTTCATTCACGTGTTACTACTGTCCAACTACAATCCATCTTGGCCATCACCACCTTTCAGGCATTCACCTGGACCATCATCATCCCTCTTCTAGCTGCTCGTCACCAGTTTTGTGATGAGTGCTGCACCTTCTGCCTTTACTTCTCCTCTCGCCACCATTCTTGCCACTGTTGTTCCTTCTAGTATACAGCTTGGCCTTCATTGTCCCATTTGGCCACTAGCATCCATCATGTTGCCAACCCACCTGTTGTTGGCCTTCTTATTGctcatcttgatgattattatcatTGTCACACCCCAGTCCCTGTTTTGATCACTTTAGTCCTCCCAACCGTCTGATCAGCACTCACTCCCTGAATTATGTTGCATCTGTTACCATCCACTCTGATCGCATCACCGCCAACTGTTCAATTGCCCATCTCTTCCAATCACTTGCAAGTCCCACTTGTGATGAGCCAAACAGACAGATCAAATGATTATGTGTGacatttataaatttgaattacctTAGTTGGGGTTAAATCTAATTATGTAACCAAATGTCTCATTTAATTCCGTTTTATGAACCTGTCCTCTACCTGTCTGAACTATCTGCTATATCTTTCTATGATCCAAATTGCAGATGATTGGCCTATGTACATGTTCTATAGTATGATACAGAAAATAAGAAGGCTGATCACTAACTCATTTCTTGAGATCTGCAACCTGTCGCTTTTTCTGTATTAGTTTCAGAAAAACAAGAAACAAGGTCTTAATGAAATCCATTAATTTTATGTATACTCAAGTACTTTTAAGTTGTAACTATAATTCAACTACTGAAGAAGTCTTATGGGAGATTTCAGTTGAAATACTGATTATTACTGACCAATCATGGAACTCTTATACCAAGATAGAAGCAAGGTATATTTTGTAGTCTGCTAGGTGTGATGTTGGCCaactccaataaaagcccattctTAGAATCTAAATTATTTTGTTCATATTATCATGTTCCAGTCTGTTGGCCTATTGTGCTGCTTACCCTATGTGCTTGGCTTTAAGTCTAACCTTGTCACAGCAATTTGGATTTAGGCTATTTTTCCTTAGCTTTCTGTTAATAACTTGATCCTTATACATTGTGAAGCATGACCTCAATTTTCTAAAACAAATGCTTATcagtcaaatcattttcatgtttTTACCTACCACGATATTATTACCTGTTTGTAGATCGAACTAAGGCGAGCCAATAATACTGAAATCATGCTGACAAAAATCAAGATGCCACTGTCTGATATGATGGTAATCTAAATCTTGgtctttctcccctttttgtcATTTAATCTATgtgttcataattttttttaaaggaaaATATGCTCATACATTTTTCCATTGAGATAGTATGATgaagatttttttaatcttttcacttgttTTACATCTTAGAGCTTGTGCATTTGATTGctaacaagaatattgatttataCTTCAGATTTAATTCTTGATAATAACATTTGAATCACATGCAATTTTTCGAATTTTGGCATCTCAAATCATTGTGTGGAATTATTTTTTTGGGCTTTACGTGTTCTACTTTCTGGGACGCTTATGCTGATAATTACagaatttgtttctttttttttttctattcagtACTCGTTATGTTCTGAAGGAACTAGGTGAAACGTTACTCAAGTAACTGACTATTATCATGAGGGCATGTACCACATGACTTTGGTTTTGTTGGACACTATGACTAAGTCTCGAAGAATATTTGAAAAAAGATTATGCTAACTCAATCTGCAAAAATATCAAGCTTAAGATAGTCTGATCTTTGGTGAGTTCCTGATCAGAGATATGGGAGAATAAAGAAAGAGAGAAGCTAAAAAGAAACTCTGAtgtacttgtttcttttaaatgtCTGCTGTACTGATCATCTCCAGACCAAAAGATCAAAGATATGGACATTATGACCAAATACATGCATCCTCATTTAGCAAGCTAGGCATGTTATAATTCAATTACAATCAGATTTAGAACTAATCGGATAGGATCTAATGGCTAGATTGCAGATGATTCGAGTTCTCAAGGCAAGAGTGGAGAGAGATCATAAGTAGTGACTATGATAGAGAGTTATGTAAAAGcaagaacataaaagaaaaaggtTGGAGTGCAGCTAAAATGAACTGACCATTAAATATATTCACAATGGCATTGTTGACTATTTTTATTATagggttaaggtccattttagctcCTGTGATTTTGGCCATAGACCACTTAAGCCTTTATGGTttattcgtgtctaaaataacctctatatttttaaaaaaatagcatATAAACTTTTTCCGTCAAATATGAGTTAATAGATATTATAGTCTGCTTATGTGGCATGCTGACccacaataaaccattaatataataacacatgtaatttaagttttttttaaaaaaactgagATCACCATCAATGACGAGAGGAGGCGTCGTCATGGAAACGACTACCAGCAGCAACATCGAGTCGTTGCTGCCTAACAAGGCGTCATACGCACGTAGCCTCTCCCATGTTGATAATGAGCTCAGGAGTTTCCTATCCTACCTTAGGTGGATGTGCGTCGACTTGTCCGACGCTAGGCACGCAATGGTTTCctggtccctcttcctcctcctagacATCTTCGTCCCCACCACCTCCCACTTTGTCCTCTCCTGTGCCCCCATTTGTCGCGCCTACGACATGGTGGTCCAGCTCTCCTTCACCTCTGCCTTCGACCTCTTTTACCtctgcctctctgccttcgtccgCCGCTACGACCTCCATCGCTTCCTCTTCCTTGACAAAATGGACCTTAAccctttttaaaacttaaattacacgtgtcattatattaatgatttattatgagtcaaaatgtcacgtaagcagactctaatgtCTATTAACCCAGACTTGACGCGAGGGGTTTATATactacgttttttaaaatgtatgggttattttagacacgagtaaatcataagggcttaagtgggCTATGGTCAAAACCACGTGGCTAAAATAGATCTTAacctttttttaaatttaaattatacgtatcattatattaataatttattgtgagtcagcatgTCACGTAAGCAAACTCTAATGTCTGTTAACCCAAACTTGACGAAATGAGCTTATATACTACGTTTTTGAAAATataggggttattttagacacgagtaaattATAAGGGTTTAAGTGGTTCACAACTAAAATAACAagggctaaaatggaccttaaccatTTATTATAAGTTCCAAAGCAAATTTAGCCATGactttattaaataaatcatagGGGCAATCATAGTCGAGAAAATAAAAGGAGTATATAGATTTCCTTCTATGCACTGTTACAAATTTCTTGTCTGGTTAaatttagagaaaaagaaaacccgacaaaataataaaaactaaaacaAACCA
Coding sequences within:
- the LOC135581498 gene encoding formin-like protein 20 isoform X5, which encodes MKHYSGEQRTLEMVYKQAPKELLQILCPLNPQSSHLRYLQYITRIGSETWPPQDTPFTLDCLILRVIPNIDGEGGCRPIVRVYGQDPLFPADRSSKVLFSTAKTKKHVQHFRQAEDAPIKLNVRCCVQGDLVLECINVDEYLEDEELMFRVMFNTAFIQSHILLLNPEDIDIPWEAEDRFSKDFKAEVLFSEFDAESDTSTGTGATDEVEMEVGSTEEFFEAEEIFSSPDWHDGQKDLDIQTAVFSNTLETFSPRSEMSNPEADGRSQLESFYSEHVTLVDEETLVLDLLTGVSMDLDHADHENNPGVKALNTLDDMFNEAKSTTLAGEESTSDNSKQDTTDNISLAVEEITSSASSSFEQDRVWQRAILTSDHVAHELGVSFLADDQMSSRSVRDSIEDTGNNSDEVRCKVEMCDVTNNTRNFATENRTDSGLAYQRLDSDIEGQNSEKLKHHMSNEALTVDIGQSPFSVLYKEKDEKPEPLGNSIELLNKRTISQSFHPSRGIDAILVDASSQPEIQFAGKTVSTSRVTATSMTITGSSPSEPLSPPSIEALLEASSTPCTGPLFVSIQPSNSPTLSVASPLSSTPPPPPLPPPPSSPHIYSRIRRKVPPHPSLLASYGALSFALSRPLQIHDVFQNPDQHLGPQMICDSVAISATSSSHLPHQPPSMQLDSLLLPPLLPSQGQSLPSPHHLSHSSPPTAIIPSSNYPLELSPPLASRTLFPPSPHSSNTIYDPSYLSSTEPESGLNKISDPSPPTSLPSSSPPGQNVDIFISPLSNLSTKKDPFDPPPVAASPPPNTIWHNIPMFANITLSDPPFTHGGPSPTCSLHDASKEVLAASQDFASYSCSLQLSPSKAICKGVPPPSPPPPPHPTTPPRPQHPPPPPPPLGLPEPHTRATPLTLSPPPPPTNSHRAHIRVPPPPPPPPPLFPPTLRDLPKGHIRSPSSSYLEVDKSSLILPTSLPPQADEHGIAPNPKPFTIVHETTTPATSSPMEHIMSPPPPQGASLRLPLIGENGKAPPPPSFLENFGQSPPPPSLPGSYERPPPPPPPPPPLRCCGGASLPPLLGDTSEAPSSLSFVGAFEKAQSPPLHPKDHMQDPPPEPPPPPPPPGGGLFAPSPLLLHLKGGQGGISIPLLSAPHLGGHHVGVPIPPPPPPLRDVISPPLLSHHRVVYAPLSTRGGVSTDSSSPMVQRGVSAPPPSSSPSGVVSCPPPPPPLPSPPPSDVFISPSQPPSRVVSISPLSSPPFGVVHAHPPPPPPPPPPLAPPPPHLIPPPIDVFISPPQPPSQFVSIPLLSPSTGVVHAHPPPLSPPPPPSGVVVAHPPPPPPPPLSPPFKVLVAHVPSLPPLSPPFGVIVAHPPPPSPPTPPPPPLPPPPPPLPSFGVVSPLSPSSGVVSPPSLWPPLGGAMSTPPLPPPPPKGVVFAPPMSPPSRASVSTPPLPPLGSVSTPPPSLPPLGGDVSTPPPLPPPPPPSPSLGANVCTPPPPSPPPSPSPGANVSTPLPPPPPPPLPPPPSPSPGANVSTPPPPPPPPPLPPPPPPPPSPSLGANVCYPPPPPPPLPPPPSPSLGANVCYPPPPPPPPPPPPPPPPSPSLRANVCYPPPPPPSPPPPPSLRANVSTPPPLPPPPPPPPPPLSPYEGGVFGPPTTPPPRGGVFAPPPPPPPIGGGVFAPPPPLPPLGEGVVASPPPPPPPGGGVVAPPPPPPPAGGGVVAPPPPPPPLGGGVFVQPPPPPPTPGGGVFMTPPPPPPPGGGVFAPPPLPPPGGGGQAPPPPPPPGGVFAPPPPPLPGGCGQAPPPPPPPGGAVSTPPPPPRAPGAPPPPRAPGAPPPPGAPGAPPPPQAGIRGLPPNSMAGGRGNMLARPGGPGMSAARRSPFKPLHWVKVSRAMQGSLWAELQKHADAHSTSEFDVSELESLFSAVVPKSKDSSKSDGRQKSAGSKSDKVHLIELRRANNTEIMLTKIKMPLSDMMSAVLALDDSLLDADQVENLIKFCPTKEEMELLKGYSGNKENLGKCEQFFLELMKVPRVESKLRVFAFKIQFNSQISDIRKILHTVDSACEEVRGSEKLKEIMKKILHLGNTLNQGTARGSAVGFRLDSLLKLSDTRATNNRMTLMHYLCKVLAEKSAHLLDFHEDLVSLEAASKIQLKSMAEEQQAIVKGLEKVELELTASESDGPVSEIFCKTLKEFTAVSGAEVRSLTSLYNAVGKNADSLAMYFGEDPARCPFEQVVSTLLNFVRIFRKAHDENRKQAELEKKKAQKEAETEKSKEANIAKNVSR